In a single window of the Haladaptatus sp. R4 genome:
- a CDS encoding ABC transporter substrate-binding protein translates to MWKPKQLSPTNAVHEKYEDHPRADWTNLKTFNWHLISEKQKAIQALNAGQLDMGDKTINQAKQNGKVDVFNRFPTSSIVKLSMNWNNKHLARRPVRRAIAYLLDHDELVQVIKSTQGLNYKPRDTVTGMSTKATNQWAGEGFRKKLIGYGRNSEPQKAKKVLKDAGYSKNGKYWADSSGDEVKGLTYLTPPWNIYETIGNYVSPKLKEFGFGNKLIIPSSSGFWKRWTDTHDFDMVNWFSDTSHPANAYSTLSVAGIGKFDEVVDAKEPTKSCKVDRRMPDLTQNRSKKLNQPIRPKYPTKVGQMGNGGAKQTLYPVKWGNIMSQTQSTKEVKKFTRKLMWYTNWQVPHIGFYDETRAYWGNEDKFDFPTGKVDDHPHAKETKNEHYTNSMEFLMKGHINAKTK, encoded by the coding sequence ATGTGGAAGCCGAAACAGCTCTCGCCAACCAACGCCGTCCACGAAAAGTACGAGGACCACCCGCGCGCCGACTGGACGAACCTGAAGACGTTCAACTGGCACCTCATCTCCGAGAAGCAGAAGGCCATTCAGGCGCTCAACGCCGGGCAACTCGACATGGGAGACAAGACGATAAATCAGGCCAAACAGAACGGCAAGGTGGACGTGTTCAACCGGTTCCCCACCTCCAGCATCGTGAAACTCTCGATGAACTGGAACAACAAGCACCTCGCACGTCGCCCCGTTCGTCGGGCCATCGCCTACCTCCTCGACCACGACGAACTCGTGCAGGTCATCAAGAGCACGCAAGGGTTGAACTACAAACCGCGCGACACCGTCACCGGAATGTCCACGAAGGCGACGAACCAGTGGGCGGGCGAGGGCTTCCGGAAGAAGCTCATCGGATACGGTCGCAACTCCGAACCCCAGAAAGCCAAGAAAGTGCTCAAGGACGCCGGGTACTCGAAGAACGGCAAGTACTGGGCCGATTCGAGCGGTGACGAGGTCAAGGGACTCACCTACCTCACGCCGCCGTGGAACATCTACGAGACCATCGGGAATTACGTCAGCCCGAAGCTCAAGGAGTTCGGATTCGGGAACAAACTCATCATCCCGTCGAGCAGCGGTTTCTGGAAGCGCTGGACGGACACGCACGACTTCGACATGGTCAACTGGTTCTCGGACACCTCACACCCGGCGAACGCGTACTCGACCCTCAGCGTCGCAGGAATCGGGAAGTTCGACGAAGTGGTGGACGCGAAGGAACCGACGAAGTCCTGTAAGGTGGACCGCCGGATGCCGGACCTCACGCAGAATCGGAGCAAGAAGTTGAACCAACCCATCCGTCCCAAATATCCGACGAAGGTCGGACAGATGGGCAACGGCGGTGCGAAACAGACGCTCTACCCCGTCAAGTGGGGCAACATCATGTCCCAGACCCAGTCCACGAAGGAGGTCAAGAAGTTCACCCGGAAGCTGATGTGGTACACTAACTGGCAAGTTCCCCACATCGGATTCTACGACGAGACGCGGGCGTACTGGGGCAACGAGGACAAGTTCGACTTCCCGACCGGGAAGGTGGACGACCATCCACACGCAAAGGAGACGAAGAACGAACACTACACCAACTCGATGGAGTTCCTGATGAAGGGACACATCAACGCCAAGACGAAGTAG
- a CDS encoding SDR family NAD(P)-dependent oxidoreductase, which produces MAFSAERNGDVAIVTGAAKGIGRAIAERLADAGTTVIVADVDREGGEETVSRIEESGGTAEFVRTDVSESADVAAMVEATMERHGSIDVLVNNAGGSFDDGNVADVSDETWERIIDVNLKGQFLCARETIPAMVESGGGSMVHISSINAKVGIGLASYSAAKNGIIALSRIIATQYGRHGIRSNAVCPGSIITDASSEKLTTEGPVREEWLNQYPVGRFGRPEDVAAAAFYLTSDDASFVTGTELVVDGGLSAGLDQQLETMMYDIDEPPM; this is translated from the coding sequence ATGGCTTTCAGTGCAGAGAGAAACGGCGACGTCGCCATCGTCACCGGGGCAGCGAAGGGTATCGGTCGCGCCATCGCGGAACGACTCGCGGACGCGGGAACCACCGTCATCGTCGCGGACGTGGACCGGGAGGGAGGCGAGGAAACCGTCTCCCGCATCGAAGAAAGTGGAGGTACGGCCGAGTTCGTCAGAACCGACGTAAGCGAGTCCGCCGATGTGGCCGCGATGGTCGAGGCGACGATGGAGCGCCACGGGAGCATCGACGTCCTCGTGAACAACGCAGGCGGGTCGTTCGACGACGGAAACGTCGCCGACGTCTCCGACGAAACGTGGGAACGGATCATCGACGTGAACCTGAAGGGACAGTTCCTCTGCGCTCGGGAAACCATCCCCGCGATGGTCGAATCGGGCGGCGGGTCGATGGTTCACATCTCGTCCATCAACGCGAAAGTCGGCATCGGGTTGGCCTCATACTCCGCCGCGAAAAACGGGATCATCGCGCTCTCCAGAATCATCGCGACCCAGTACGGTCGACACGGAATCCGTTCGAACGCCGTCTGCCCGGGGAGCATCATCACCGATGCATCCAGCGAGAAACTGACGACGGAGGGACCGGTTCGGGAGGAGTGGTTGAACCAGTATCCGGTCGGTCGGTTCGGCCGTCCCGAGGACGTGGCCGCCGCCGCGTTCTACCTCACGTCCGACGACGCGTCGTTCGTCACCGGTACCGAACTTGTCGTCGATGGCGGCCTCTCCGCGGGCCTCGACCAGCAGTTGGAGACGATGATGTACGACATCGACGAACCGCCGATGTGA